The genomic stretch AAAAGTTGTCTTGTTTTAATACGCAAATACATAATTCTTAGATCTttttggggaggagggagctATGTTTTTTAGGTTCAGGTCTCTAGGAATTTCTTGCTAAATCAACGGAAGCAGAAtgatatttctcaaattttactATGAAAGCAATGACTTAGAAGAACATTTAGAAGAACCTGTTGCTGAACCAGAGCCTGATCCTGAACCAGAGCCAGAGCAAGAACCTGTGTCTGAAGTCCAAGAGGAAAAGTCTGAGCCAGTATTGGAAGAACCTGCTCCTGAGGATGCTCAGAAGAGTTCTTCTCCAGCGCCTGCAGACATAGCCCAGACAGTGCAGGAGGACTTGAGAGTATGCAatgtgtcttcatttttattccatttctatttttaaaaatctctcttcttCTTTATTGTGCTTGGTTGACTTTTGTAGGTGCATTTTCATATTGGTTGTTTAGGGAAGTTTCTTCCATATTGAGCCATACCTCAGATAAGAAGTAAGATACATATTGGTTTATAAAATCAAAAGTAGTTTTTCCCCTCCTCCAAGGAAACTTGAATACTTTTTAGGCCAGAAATTTCAGGTGCTGTTTTATCACTGCATCAACAAACcttctttttaatattacatCTTTCAAATTGCAGATTATTGTGTGCTTGTTAAACAAGTGATagtctatctttaaaaaataacatggcacgggcttccctggtggcgcagtggttgagagtctgcctgccaatgcaggggacacgggtttgagccctggtctgggaagatcccatatgccgcggagcagctgggcccgcgagccacaattactgagcctgcgcgtctggagcctgtgctccgcaacaagagaggccacgatagtgagaggcccgcgcaccgcgatgaagagtggcccccacttgccaccgctagagaaagccctcgtacagaaacgaagacccaacacagccataaataataagtaaattaaaaaaataaaaaaagacaaaaataaaaaaaacaacatgGCACAACAGACTTTTCCTGCCCTTTTCTATGAAATCTAATTGAGGACAACTTTACAGTAGAAGTAGAAACAAATTGCTCAAGTATAACTACTTTTCTAATTAGAATACCTGATTAGAAAAGTTTGAAGATTTTCAGTTACTGTCCCTGAGTCACATCAAGATGATAACAACTGAATTAACAGAACCTCTACAGTTGATGCTCTTTGAAGGAATATGTTTTAGTGCTGTATTTATGGGGCCAGGGTTCTTGTAATGCCGTTTGTCTGACAGTTATTTCAAGTGTCTTTGCGttaggcattgttctaggtgtgGGAACTGTCAGTAAAGTAGGTAGAGTTCTTGGTCTCTGGAAGCTTCTGGGTGAGTAGGAAAGAGAAATGGTGAAATGACTTTAGCTTGCAGGTGGAAAGTAGGTTGGCTGGATTGAGAATGGGTGACAAGTTAGGTGGCTTAATTATAGTAGTTCTGGAGAGAGGTAATGACATCTTGGATTAGGGTcatggcagtggagatggagaagagaTTTAAGAGGTAAATAACAGGATTTGGTGATTTTGGTATTGATTGAAATAACTCAAGAAGATTCTAAAGTTGGTGTAATTGGGTTATAGATTGAGAGAATCATAGGAGGAAGAGCTGGTTTTGCAAGGAGAATTTTCTTTGATTCACAAACTTGAAATTATGTGAAAGTAGCCTCTCATACTTTGCTGATACTTGATTGATTAGTCCTAAGGAATTTTAGTACTAAATTTTAAGTAGTGGGGAAAAGGAATCTCAAGTTACTTATAAATTCCATCTTGCCTCTGAAAATGAGATGCACATGTAATAATACAAGAAATCAAAAGctaatacctttttttaaaaataaatttatttatttaattttggctgtgttgggtcttcgttgtgtgtggtctttctctagttgcggcgagcgggggctactcttggttgtggtgcgtgggcttctcttattgcggagcacgagctctgcATGCCCaagcttcagtaggtgtggctcgcaggctctagagcacaggctcattagttgtggcacgtgggcttagttgctccgtggcatgtgggatcttcccggcccagggcttgaacccgtgtaccctgcattggcaggcagattcttaaccactgcaccaccagggaagcccaaaaactAATACCTTTTATATTGTTGTGATAAGTAGTGTAATCAACTGATGTTGGTGTGTCCCCTTAGACCTTTTCTTGGGCATCTGTGACCAGTAAGAACCTTCCACCCAGTGGAGCTGTTCCAGTTACTGGGATACCACCTCATGTTGTTAAAGTAccagcttcacaggtgagtttTTAATTAAGCTTGTGTATTAGGCAAATTTACTTGTATTTTCGTGTAATGTGATTTCACAGAGGTTTAATGAATAAGGCAGACGAGAAGGGtacaaggtgatttttttttaaattttttgaattttattttattttttatacagcaggttcttattagtcatcaattttatacacatcagtgtatacatgtcaatcccaatcacccaattcatcacaccaccagcccccgcccccccacccccgccgctttccccccttggtgtccatacgtttgtcctctacatctgtgttacaaggtgatttttaatgtttttttttttttttttttttttgtgagagaACGAGGGAATTGTCATTTTCTAGTTTAAACCTTATTGTTAGCTAGGAtacttcacaagaaaaaaaggtaaacttGCTTTGTTCTTACACAAAAGTTAACGTTATACATTTTTTAGCCTCGGCCGGAGTCTAAGCCTGAATCTCAGATTCCACCGCAGAGGCCTCAGAGAGATCAAAGGGTGCGAGAACAGCGAATAAATGTTCCTCCCCAGAGGGGACCTAGACCAGGTGAGAGCTCAGAAGGGTGGCTTCTTTAGTCTGAGCCTGTTGAGGTTGAGAGCTTGTTTTGGGAGGGTAGTTGATGTTTGTGTgtacttagatttaaaaaaatatgttgtgGAGTTAATGGAATAATTGCCTGTATTTAGGGGTAGAGAGAATTGTTGAATGGAACAGTCACTGAAAGGTGTCTTCTTTCTCATTCCTTGctgcttttgtttcctcttcAGTCCGTGAGGCTGGTGAGCAAGGTGACGTTGAACCCCGAAGAATCGTGAGACACCCTGACAGTCACCAACTCTTTATCGGCAACCTGCCTCATGAGGTGGACAAATCAGagcttaaagatttttttcaaagtaggTTATTGAGTTTTAAATACTAGATTCATTTAATACAGTGCTATCCAATAGAAATAGAAGATGAGCCACATgtataattttaagttttgtagtaacattttaaaaggcaaaaagaacctggataatttaattttaataatattttatttaacccagtgtaTCTAAGACATCATCTTAATATGTACAAACATGAGATACTGTCCATCAGCCTAtcctaagtctttgaaatccagtgtgtatgtTGCACGTAGGGCACATCTTATTTTGGAGTAGCCACAGTTCACATGCTTTGTAACCATGTGTTACTAGTGGCTGTCATTGGACAGTGCGCGTGTAATACTTAAAGGAAATGTTCTAAGTTATTTGAGAATCTGTGTTCCACTTGCAGATTATGGGAATGTGGTGGAGCTGCGTATTAACAGCGGTGGGAAATTACCCAATTTTGGGTTCGTTGTGTTTGATGATTCTGAGCCTGTTCAGAAGGTGCTTAGCAACAGGGTAAGCagtttttcctcttgattttctGTATCTTTGGTCTTTTAATGTATTCATCCTTAAAACTATGTCTTATATGTAAAGCGCAGTTTATTCCAACATGTCTGGGTAATATTTTCCATCATGTTTAACCATCATTAAAAGAACTGCCTGGgagttagaaaaacaaaactgccaTCTAAATAACGTACTTTTTGAATACGTGCATGATGGAGAATGAAATAACTATGGTAACCAATGCACTGAGATTTATGCAGTTCCTTTCTTTGGTAGTGGCTTCTGGTGTAAGTGATgaattaaatattatgttatttttagcTAAGATAACTTAGAATCAGTTTGTTTACCAGGTATATTTGTAGTCTTCTTATATAACTGTTTGGGTATAACTATGAGGAGCTCCTTTGTTCTATAAGTTGTCTGGGTTTGGAGTCACCCTACCTTAAGGCACTTTTATTAACAGTACTTTCTCTAATAATAGAGGGATTTGTAGAATCAGAATCTTATTTCTGTGTTCTTAAAGAGCCCTTTCCTTCCCCCACGTCTTTCATTAGCAAAAAACACTTTCTCTAGTAGTAGAGAAGAGCAAAGGTGTAAATACTGTTAATTTACTGAGATGGGTGTGGGAGTTTTAagacctcactttttttttcaattgaggtgaaattcacataacaaaattaaccattttaaagtgtacagttcaagacttccctgttggcgcagtgattaaggatctgcctgccaatgcaggggacatgggtttgagccctggtctgggaagatcccacacgccgcggagcagctaagcccgtgtgccacaactactgagtctgtgctctagggcccgcgagccacaaccactgagcctgtgcaccacaactactgaggcctgtgcaccctagagcctgcgtgctgcagcaactgagcccatgtaccacaactactgaagcccgtgtgctctagggcccatgtgccgcaactactgagcctgcatgctgcaactactgaagcccatgcgcctagagcctgtgctccacagcaagagaacccactggaatgagaagcccgcacaccacaacggagagtagtccctgctcgctgcaactagagaaagcctgcacacagccaTGAAGATccagcgtggccaaaaacaaattaacaaaacaaaacaaaaaagttcattaaaaaataatacagtgtgcaattcagtggcatttaatacacattgttgtgcaaccatcacctatctagttgcaaaacattttcatcaaaagTAAGTCccttacccattaagcagtctttccccatatcctctctccccagcccctggcaaccactaatctgctttcagTTTCTGCCAGTTAAAACTTACACATTTTATTAACCACGTTAGTTAGAAATGTTGTAGATCATTATTTCCCAGAGGTTCTCCAGAACCTCTCATGTTCTGCAGAATGTTAATGGGTATATTACGAAGTTTAATATTGTGGTCATAACATTAAGTTAGCCTTAATCTGAAATGTACATTATCTATCAAACTGTTGGACCACTATTTTTGTGAAGCATCTCCTGCAAAACCCTGAGAAGTGTGGAGGGAATAATGGCTTATGTCACCCAGGACACAGAATACTGAACCCAGAGATGTCCAGTAGGCTTTGTTGATAAATCCACCACGGAGCATGCAATAGATCCAGGGGCCACACTTTTTGGTGCAGCCTTGACTTTGTATTTTCTTAGATGGTATGATACTCCAGTGGGGCCAAACAAGGTCAGGCCTGATAGCTTGCTTCCAGTTAATTATCCAAGATGAGGGCTTTGGTGTTTCATTTAACCCCTGTGGGTAAGGCATGGCATCGTTATGCATAGGAATTGTTGAGGTAAATTTCCTCAGAAAGTAGCTGTATGTCTGCTACCTTTTTTCATTCAGATTGCTTCTATCCTTGTGATACCTCCTTAGAGATATATTCCAtaactaccttttaaaatatccGCAGTCCTAACCTCTGCTTATCTTTCAgactttaaatgattttatttttcccattgtatCTAGAACATTATTACCAGGAACAGCACTTCACATTAATGTGTGTGATTTATATGCtgtgtatataaaatgtatatatatatatatatatatatatatataaatattggtaaatttgtgttaaaatacttataaatgtacaaatataagtatatatttaatcagaatttaaaattcactttagaATCAGAGCTCAAAAGAggctcccccgccccacccccatgcAGGTTTCCTCACATGCACTTTCAGATCATTCCTGTGTACTCTGGTGACTTCAGATGTAGCTTGCCTTTCCCTCACCTCACTGTATTGGTAGAAGTCTACCGTACTCCCTTCAGGAATTTttttagacttcttttttttgttttggtttgttcttaattttttaatgtttatttatttggttgcaccgggtcttagttgcggcaggcgggctccttagttgtggctgtccggctccttagttgtagcgtgcaaactcttggttgcagcacgcgtgtgggatctagttccctgaccagggatcgaacccgggccccctgcattgggagcgcagagtcttaaccgctgtgctaccagggaagcccccttcagtAATTTTCTATGAGTACAGAAATAGCTTGTAGAATATGACCGTGGTGTCTGACCATGCTGTGTCGGTTCAAAGCTTATGCTTTCCTGTCAGGATGCCTTGGTTTACATTGCTCTTCTGTCTCTCACTAGCCTTGTGACCCGTGCAGTCTTGTTCCTTAACCTCCCTGGCGCATAGTTTGCTGGTCTTTATAAAATAGGTGTGCTAACAACCTTgaaagggttgttgtgaagattaaatgagataataaaagtgAAGTATATAGAATACTTCTCTGCATAGTAAGTACtgttagatatttattttaaaaaatattacagtaGAAAACCACTGAGTACCAGCAAGGAGCATAAATTGAGTTCATTGGAATCTTGAGTAACCCTTTGTTTTCTGTACTTctcttggcaaaaaaaaaaaagcccaagacTTAGTGGgaagtaacttttttttcctgcactAAGATCTGGTATCTTTATTATCTTCAGTATTTTCCCAAATTCTGTTCAGGCAAATAGCATGTTAAGATTATATTTAGATGAAATTCATGATGTTTTTGAGACGTATACGTACTTTGCATAAACATGTGCAGCAAAGTCTTTCCACATTAGGTGATGATGATGGGATTTTATTCTAAGCCTCCCAATCCATGGAGTAAGtggcaatttttatttatattctgtttatataatTCTGTGGGAATATAAGATGTACTTTAATAAGTACAAAGAGTTACTCTGCTACACTGTTTAAATTGACTTTTTGACTTTTGAACTAGGTTGCATACCTAACTGCTTTTCCATGTATCTGTTAATGGGAAAATTATGTGTTCTGAGTTTGAGACAAAAACTGCACTGTGAGAACGTAGCTGATTTGTAAGCTGCTGGTTccttgttttgtctttgtttatagctttgttttgtctttggtAGTCAGTAGCCCATAAGCACTCTGTGTAAGTCTGTTCACCTTGGTTCTTACAGCCCATCATGTTCAGAGGTGAGGTCCGTCTGAATGTGGAAGAGAAGAAGACTCGAGCCGCCCGGGAAGGGGACCGCCGAGATAACCGCCTTCGGGGACCTGGAGGCCCTCGAGGTGGGCTGGGTGGTGGGATGAGAGGCCCACCCCGTGGAGGCATGGTGCAGAAACCAGGATTTGGAGTGGGAAGGGGCATTGCTCCAAGGCAGTGAATTGCTCTTCACCGATCTTCAGGCAGCAGTACAAACCCTAGCTCCCACAGAATGGTGAATTTCTTCAGCCAGCCTTTGGTATCTCGGAATCTGATCCTAGTCTATGATAAACTGCTTAAGTTTGTACAATTCTACTTTTTGTGTTACTGGTGTGTGCTCCTTcccctctcacccccacccccccccaccttttaGTCCTTCACTTCCAGTTTTGTGGAATGATATTTTagggaaaacagatttttaaagaagaaaaaaaaaaagactgcatttccttgctttctttgcATATacagactggatttttttttaacagtttcccCAAAGGAATGTGTCTTGCTTATTACTGACATTTGGTATGTTTCATTCATTGGAatatttcttacttattttctACATGTTTCAAAAGCCTGTGAGAATTACAGGATTTGATAAACATTTTGAAGGCAGGAAGACCCCAAATTGTCTCTTCTTTGAGAGTCATGACTACCTTCTGGTGTGGAAAAATTGCCATTGGAAAAATCGACAATTTAGATTCTCTCTGGTATggttaaaaactgaataaaagaTGTTAGTAGAGTTTTTCTTTGGATACGTGGTCGCAAAACAGTTCCAAAACCTACTGTTTTTACCattgaaatttaaactgtgaGATAGGTTTTAAATGTCTAGAATGCAACTGATAAGCTTTTCTTGaactgttagattttttttttgaagtagagttttttcatgtttaatttgtatttgtaaaaaaaaaaaacaaaccaaaaaaacccaaaaaaatttcaaaaatctgAATAACACAAAACCAGAGCAAAACTGTTGTGCCTTCTATTTATCTTTGATTCCAGTCTTGGcaattgtttaaagaaaaataataaaaaaagtaaacttaGATTTGTTCTATTAGGTTCAGAGTATGTTGGGAATTATAGAATCCCTCTTTCACCCTGAATATCTTGTGTTCATTTGTTATGCCTTATTCTGAAATTGAGTCTCAAACTGGAATGCTTTTGAGGTCAGATGCTTCTGTAGAGTTCCTTTGACCTGAGTAGTTCAGCGTTTGTATTAAGTTTTATTTCAGTGTCTCTTCAGAATCCTAATCATGGCCCTTAAGAAAGAATGTGACTTTAATATTGGACTTTGTTGGTGTGCTTGAGTGTGcactagttttttttcttaaatcatagCCGTATggtaaattttctattttgttatggtTCCCTTTTATTGGTGGGCATGCAGTGGGTGTTTCTTGGAAATGGCCaatttgtattaaaatgtttctggaagaaaatttAATCTGGCAATATAGACTAATACTCGTTTTGCATAGTATGTTACTGTTGAGTGCTCTTTGGGAGATGGGTGAAGGTTTTGTTTACACGTTTGTGAAGCAAGCCTTTGCGTGATAACTTGTCATTAATTGAAGGGCAATGAGGTAGTCAAATTtaacttatttgttttcttaacagtATTCATCTTTAGGACTATTGTTTGAGGATAGAATATTAGTAGGAATAGGAATGTTTGTTTTGCTGTTACTGGGAATCTCTATGTTTGCT from Balaenoptera musculus isolate JJ_BM4_2016_0621 chromosome 3, mBalMus1.pri.v3, whole genome shotgun sequence encodes the following:
- the G3BP1 gene encoding ras GTPase-activating protein-binding protein 1, with protein sequence MVMEKPSPLLVGREFVRQYYTLLNQAPDMLHRFYGKNSSYVHGGLDSNGKPADAVYGQKEIHRKVMSQNFTNCHTKIRHVDAHATLNDGVVVQVMGLLSNNNQALRRFMQTFVLAPEGSVANKFYVHNDIFRYQDEVFGGFVTEPQEESEEEVEEPEERQQTPEVVPDDSGTFYDQTVSNDLEEHLEEPVAEPEPDPEPEPEQEPVSEVQEEKSEPVLEEPAPEDAQKSSSPAPADIAQTVQEDLRTFSWASVTSKNLPPSGAVPVTGIPPHVVKVPASQPRPESKPESQIPPQRPQRDQRVREQRINVPPQRGPRPVREAGEQGDVEPRRIVRHPDSHQLFIGNLPHEVDKSELKDFFQNYGNVVELRINSGGKLPNFGFVVFDDSEPVQKVLSNRPIMFRGEVRLNVEEKKTRAAREGDRRDNRLRGPGGPRGGLGGGMRGPPRGGMVQKPGFGVGRGIAPRQ